From Microlunatus capsulatus, a single genomic window includes:
- a CDS encoding metallopeptidase family protein, whose translation MSNRRRDRHGRGLRGPLAAPSPLAGRPANPPRPASPAEAFHEAVHAAVERVARACPDAVAEVAFGIEEVPVLEPSWTGPHVPLALAVEATADRPAQLVVYRRPLEHRASSRRGLALLVHRTVVEQLAALTGRSVDELDPDGLSDEDDD comes from the coding sequence ATGTCGAACCGCCGCCGCGACCGCCACGGCCGGGGCCTGCGCGGCCCCCTCGCCGCCCCGTCGCCGCTGGCCGGCCGGCCCGCCAACCCGCCCCGCCCGGCCAGCCCGGCCGAGGCCTTCCACGAGGCGGTGCACGCCGCCGTCGAGCGGGTCGCCCGGGCCTGCCCCGACGCGGTCGCCGAGGTCGCCTTCGGGATCGAGGAGGTGCCCGTGCTGGAGCCGTCGTGGACCGGCCCGCACGTGCCGCTGGCGCTCGCCGTCGAGGCGACGGCCGACCGTCCCGCCCAGCTCGTGGTCTACCGCCGCCCCCTGGAGCACCGGGCCAGCAGCCGCCGCGGGCTGGCGCTGCTGGTGCACCGCACCGTCGTCGAGCAGCTCGCCGCCCTCACCGGGCGCAGCGTCGACGAGCTCGACCCCGACGGGCTGAGCGACGAGGACGACGACTAG
- a CDS encoding DUF3499 domain-containing protein, with translation MRSRRCSRSGCSEPATSTLTYVYSDSTAVLGPLATQAEPHCYDLCRTHATALSAPRGWEVIRLAADPDPRPSSDDLLALADAVREVGLSYDPPPPGEEPARTRPGIVELRRRGHLTVLADPDA, from the coding sequence GTGAGGTCACGAAGGTGTTCGCGGTCGGGGTGCTCGGAGCCGGCGACCTCCACCCTGACCTACGTCTACAGCGACTCGACTGCGGTGCTCGGCCCGCTGGCCACCCAGGCCGAGCCGCACTGCTACGACCTGTGCCGCACCCACGCCACGGCGCTGTCCGCGCCGCGCGGTTGGGAGGTCATCCGGCTCGCCGCCGACCCCGACCCGCGGCCCAGCAGCGACGACCTGCTGGCGCTGGCCGACGCCGTCCGCGAGGTCGGGCTGTCCTACGACCCGCCGCCGCCCGGCGAGGAGCCGGCCCGGACCCGTCCCGGGATCGTCGAGCTGCGCCGTCGCGGCCACCTGACGGTGCTCGCCGACCCCGACGCCTAG